A genomic stretch from Candidatus Aminicenantes bacterium includes:
- a CDS encoding FAD-dependent oxidoreductase — protein sequence MQSHQADILIIGAGPAGLTAAIYAARAGKKTIVLEGERAASRMSIGWELENFPGYLSINSQDLLEKFRSHAAHFGAEFVKGDAIALSLEGDPKFVSTTDAFIEAKTVVLATGKPFAKERQIPGEERLVGYGVSYCAVCDGPLYRGREVAAYGASEEAVEDVMALNQMGANVHWITGKLKDPAALEESFVKAEKKGVVLHAGMEIREIVGEKGVEKLVLKGPAGDEELSVAAVFLFREVPTGPLFTKAGLTLDHKQCLAVDRFGRTNLTGVYAAGDNTCGGLQVVAAAGEGCVAALQALAYLRK from the coding sequence ATGCAAAGCCATCAAGCGGATATCCTGATCATCGGCGCCGGCCCGGCCGGCCTGACGGCGGCCATCTACGCCGCCCGGGCGGGCAAGAAGACGATCGTCCTGGAGGGCGAACGGGCGGCCTCCCGCATGTCGATCGGCTGGGAGCTGGAGAACTTCCCCGGCTATCTGTCCATCAACAGCCAGGATCTGCTGGAGAAGTTCCGATCCCATGCCGCCCATTTCGGGGCCGAGTTCGTCAAGGGCGATGCCATCGCCTTGTCCCTGGAGGGCGATCCCAAGTTCGTCTCCACGACCGACGCCTTCATCGAGGCCAAGACCGTCGTCCTGGCGACCGGCAAGCCGTTCGCCAAGGAGCGCCAGATCCCGGGCGAGGAGCGGCTGGTCGGGTACGGAGTCAGCTATTGCGCGGTCTGCGACGGGCCGCTCTATCGGGGCCGCGAGGTCGCCGCCTACGGCGCGTCGGAAGAGGCCGTTGAAGACGTCATGGCCCTCAATCAGATGGGGGCCAACGTCCATTGGATCACCGGGAAGCTCAAGGATCCGGCCGCCCTGGAAGAGTCCTTCGTCAAGGCCGAGAAGAAGGGCGTCGTCCTGCATGCCGGGATGGAGATCAGGGAAATCGTCGGTGAAAAGGGCGTTGAAAAGCTCGTCCTCAAAGGCCCGGCCGGGGACGAGGAGCTTTCCGTCGCGGCCGTCTTCCTCTTTCGGGAAGTCCCCACCGGCCCGCTCTTTACCAAGGCCGGACTCACCCTCGACCACAAGCAGTGCCTGGCGGTGGATCGGTTCGGGCGAACCAACCTGACCGGCGTCTACGCGGCCGGCGACAACACTTGCGGCGGGCTCCAGGTCGTGGCGGCGGCGGGGGAGGGATGTGTCGCGGCTTTGCAGGCTTTGGCTTATCTGCGGAAATAG
- a CDS encoding tetratricopeptide repeat protein: protein MDWFVGYGPPPENFQAKLEKVIKGEDTFKAVNDAYAKNPNDAALAFKLARKWSDRFDEVKPIELYKKVIALDPEGKSGNYTNEYTKVTVPYTVMAEYSLATTMPRTAKPDMGPIKAFIAKYPSSPMVKSAYSSMANYYGRQASKDEAAAAFAEYAAKYPDDPYALQAWLNRIVMDKGPYDKGLELAETIERLTQRNQDPYLQQSLGDFYLAKGDKAKAATAFGKEYADGQVQSLGYNLISYAEFWLGKNENLDSARAMAETALKLEPENAYFIQQAAALYVKMNLEDKAMALFGPKWAEAKMTDASALYSYSSFWARQGKNLDSALAAAKKAVALKPAQYYQWANLGDILGKTGAKTEAIKAYQKAIELAPDQVKPMYKPALDKLLAPEKK from the coding sequence GTGGACTGGTTCGTCGGCTACGGCCCCCCGCCCGAGAACTTCCAGGCCAAGCTGGAGAAGGTCATCAAGGGCGAGGACACCTTCAAGGCCGTCAACGACGCCTACGCCAAGAACCCCAATGACGCCGCCCTGGCCTTCAAGCTGGCCCGCAAGTGGTCCGACCGCTTCGACGAGGTCAAGCCCATCGAGCTGTACAAGAAGGTCATCGCCCTCGATCCCGAGGGCAAGTCGGGCAATTACACCAACGAGTACACCAAGGTGACCGTGCCCTACACGGTCATGGCCGAGTACAGCCTGGCCACGACGATGCCGCGGACGGCCAAGCCGGACATGGGGCCGATCAAGGCCTTCATTGCCAAGTACCCCTCGAGTCCGATGGTCAAGAGCGCCTATTCGTCTATGGCCAATTACTACGGTCGTCAAGCGTCCAAGGACGAAGCGGCCGCCGCCTTCGCCGAGTACGCGGCCAAGTACCCCGATGATCCCTACGCCCTGCAGGCGTGGCTGAACCGGATCGTCATGGACAAGGGGCCCTATGACAAAGGCCTGGAGCTGGCTGAAACGATCGAGCGGCTGACCCAGCGCAACCAGGATCCCTATCTCCAGCAGTCGCTGGGCGACTTCTACCTGGCCAAGGGCGACAAGGCCAAGGCCGCGACCGCTTTCGGCAAGGAATACGCCGATGGTCAGGTCCAGAGCCTGGGCTACAACCTCATCTCCTACGCCGAGTTCTGGCTGGGAAAGAATGAAAACCTGGACAGCGCCCGAGCCATGGCCGAGACGGCCCTCAAGCTCGAGCCGGAGAACGCCTATTTCATCCAGCAGGCGGCCGCGCTGTACGTGAAGATGAACCTGGAGGATAAAGCCATGGCCCTGTTCGGCCCGAAATGGGCCGAGGCCAAGATGACCGACGCCTCCGCGCTCTACTCCTACTCCTCGTTCTGGGCCCGGCAGGGCAAGAATCTGGACAGCGCCCTGGCCGCAGCCAAGAAAGCCGTCGCGCTCAAGCCGGCCCAGTATTACCAGTGGGCCAACCTGGGCGACATCCTGGGCAAGACGGGCGCCAAGACCGAGGCGATCAAGGCCTATCAGAAGGCCATCGAGCTGGCGCCCGACCAGGTTAAGCCGATGTACAAGCCCGCTCTCGACAAGCTTCTGGCCCCCGAAAAGAAGTAA